GGGCATTTCTTTAGGAAAACCGGTTTATGTGAAAGAAATAAATAAGGAAACAAATTCTGTTGAATTAGGAAACAGCGAAGATCTTTTTGAAGTAAATTTAAAAGCAAACCAAATTAACTATGTGAGTGTGAGTAGTTTAAATGTCGGCAGCATTGTTAAAGCTAAAATTAGATATTCTGATAAAGGAAGTAAGGCTGAAATACTTAAAGCTGATGAAAATGAAATAATTTTAAAATTTACAGAACCCAAAAGGGCAATAACTCCAGGACAATCACTTGCAGTTTATGATGAGCAAGGCTATTTATTGGTTGGAGGAGTAATATTTAAATAAAATTATTTTACTGATTGATATATTTTATGGAGAAAAGTTCGAACATCAAAATTTACATAATGGCGTTTTAAATGCAAGAGTCCTTTTATTAAACCAAAGTTATGAACCGCTTATATTATGCTCGGCTAAAAAAGCTGTTGTCCTAATTTACTTGAGAAAGGCAGAAATAATAAAAGAGAATCCTAAACTTTCTGTAAGATCAGTAACAACCGTACTTCCTTGGCCTAGTGTAATTAGACTTAAAACATATGTAAGAATTCCCCACAGCAATATAAATCTTACCAGAAAAAATATTTTACGAAGAGATAACCATAAATGCGCATATTGTGGAAGAGGTGATTTGGCGTTTACTGTAGATCATATAATTCCTAAAGCGCACGGCGGAAAAGATACCTGGGAAAATTTAGTTACAGCGTGTCTGCCATGTAATAATAGAAAGGGCGATAGAACACCAGATGAAGCTAATATGATTTTAAAAATTAAACCGCATAAACCAAATCATATTATGTTTATCCTAAATTCGATCAGTAGAATTGATGACAACTGGAAACCTTATCTTTTTCAATAACAAATAAAAATTTCGATTATAATGATTAACACTAATATTAATATGACATTAAGGTATTGTTATTCATATTATTATTGAATAGTTTAATTAATATAAAATATGAATTTTAATAAAAATTTTGGATGCAGAAAAATGAAAAACATTAGACTTTTTATAATGATATTTATTTTGTCCTTTAACAATTTATTTTCATACGGCTATCTTTACGTTAATAATCCCAAAGGTTGGTTTTGGGGCCAAGGAACAATTGATGAAGCTATAATTTCAATTCAACCTAAAGGGATGTATGTTGAGTATGGTTTTTATTTAACGTTTTCAGCGAAAAATTATTATGGTCTTACAAACCAAGATACTTTGGAAGCGGTTTATGATTTTGACTTACCCGATAACTCAATTGTTACGGATTCATGGCTTTGGATTGGAGAAGATATTATTAGAGGAAAAATATTAGATAGATGGACTGCCTCTCAGATATATGAAGGAATAGTAAATAGAAGAAGAGATCCTTCCGTGCTTTATAAGCAGTACGAAAATCATTATCAATTAAAAGTTTATCCGTTGCCAGCAAATGAATCGAGAAAAATTAAACTGACTTTTTTAGTACCAGCTGTTTGGAGTTCAAAATTTGTTGAATCTTCAATACCAATTGAACTTTTAAAAGCCGGATATATCGGGTTCAATAATGTTTTTATTATTAATAGAAACAGTAAGGAATGGAAAAATCCTAAATTGCTTGAATTTCCTGAAAAAAACTTTGAGCAAAAATATGATGAAAAGTTAGGTAATTATTTTGAGACAAGTTTTTCGAGCTCAGAGCTACAAAACAAATCTGCAATAAATTTTATTGTAGATGCGCCGTTTAATAATGGTTTGTATTTAAGCAAATTTGAAGGTAAAGATGAAAATCTATATCAATTGGCATATTTACCAGCATCAAATATTTCAATTCAAAATCAAAAAAGAGCCGCTATTCTAGTTGACTTTGATGCTTCAAAAACTTCTTTATCAAAGGAAGAAATTTTGCAAAGTATTAAAACATTGCTTTATAATCAATTTAATGAAAATGATTATTTTAATATTATTTTTTCAAATCTATCAATAAATAGATTGAGCGAAAATTGGATCAAAGCTGACAGCTCAACCATAAATAGTGTCTTTAATAATATTTCATCAAATAATCTTTCAAATTACAGCAATCTGCCGGCACTTCTTTCTAATGGAATAAACTTCATCAATACATCTGAAGGAAATGGTGAAATTATTTTACTTGCAAATTCAGAACAAGTTGGTGAAAGCGAAGTTGCAAATGATTTAATTAAAGATTTATCCGATATGATGGACAAAGAGATTAAAATTAACATTGGTGATTATATTGAAAACAACTACAATTGGTATTACATTAACAATAGAAGTTATAGAGGGAATGAATATTTTTATGAAAATTTATCTAGAATAACCGGAGGTAATTTTAAGCGAGTTGACTATAACTATTCATATAATACAATGGTGAATGAGATATTTGAATCACTTGGAATTTTGATTTCATCTTATGATTTGCATACTTCAATGAGTAATGGATTTTGTTTTGGCAGAATAAATCAAAATGTAGCG
This genomic stretch from Ignavibacteriota bacterium harbors:
- a CDS encoding HNH endonuclease; this translates as MFYGEKFEHQNLHNGVLNARVLLLNQSYEPLILCSAKKAVVLIYLRKAEIIKENPKLSVRSVTTVLPWPSVIRLKTYVRIPHSNINLTRKNILRRDNHKCAYCGRGDLAFTVDHIIPKAHGGKDTWENLVTACLPCNNRKGDRTPDEANMILKIKPHKPNHIMFILNSISRIDDNWKPYLFQ
- a CDS encoding T9SS type A sorting domain-containing protein translates to MKNIRLFIMIFILSFNNLFSYGYLYVNNPKGWFWGQGTIDEAIISIQPKGMYVEYGFYLTFSAKNYYGLTNQDTLEAVYDFDLPDNSIVTDSWLWIGEDIIRGKILDRWTASQIYEGIVNRRRDPSVLYKQYENHYQLKVYPLPANESRKIKLTFLVPAVWSSKFVESSIPIELLKAGYIGFNNVFIINRNSKEWKNPKLLEFPEKNFEQKYDEKLGNYFETSFSSSELQNKSAINFIVDAPFNNGLYLSKFEGKDENLYQLAYLPASNISIQNQKRAAILVDFDASKTSLSKEEILQSIKTLLYNQFNENDYFNIIFSNLSINRLSENWIKADSSTINSVFNNISSNNLSNYSNLPALLSNGINFINTSEGNGEIILLANSEQVGESEVANDLIKDLSDMMDKEIKINIGDYIENNYNWYYINNRSYRGNEYFYENLSRITGGNFKRVDYNYSYNTMVNEIFESLGILISSYDLHTSMSNGFCFGRINQNVADKPIYLNTPIIQVGKYSGDFPFKIEFNGLYNNTPFSEKFEFNADEIRTGDSVTAAIWAGNFINNLEQDNNYYYLTNDEINEIIDFSIKNRVLSYYTAFLCLEPSLGGEIFYLAEDESDLVNDIKVTDETQADTLFQAYPNPFNNETNIKIRLGKKIDPESATFKIYNVLGQVVKTFQPNNKFESNEFEFLWNGLNDNNSTIASGNYFFVMNYKGKVRTLKLALVK